One window from the genome of Mastacembelus armatus chromosome 18, fMasArm1.2, whole genome shotgun sequence encodes:
- the LOC113141625 gene encoding C-type natriuretic peptide 2-like, with protein MASFSSSFSSFIPLLLLFLMVAVESRPSPHQDDMQVLHSLFGSHLSSLILATPALDDITEGSAGHPTPSSSSPPSMGLAVNHGAVRGLAARQEAVPRFFRDFLQQQAKMRRWSRKSMFGGRGCFGMKMDRIGSISGLGC; from the exons AtggcttctttttcttcatccttctcttctttcattcctcttctcctcctcttcctcatggTCGCCGTGGAGTCGAGACCTTCACCTCACCAAGATGACATGCAG GTGTTACACTCTTTGTTTGGCTCTCatctctcttctctcattttGGCCACGCCCGCCcttgatgacatcacagagggGTCAGCTGGACACCCCACACCCTCCTCGTCCTCACCACCTTCTATGGGATTGGCTGTGAATCACGGTGCTGTGAGGGGATTGGCTGCCAGGCAGGAGGCAGTCCCTCGGTTCTTCCGTGACTTCTTGCAGCAACAAGCCAAGATGAGGAGGTGGAGCCGGAAATCGATGTTTGGAGGAAGAGGATGTTTTGGGATGAAGATGGACCGCATCGGCTCCATCAGTGGACTCGGCTGTTAG
- the LOC113141782 gene encoding stress-associated endoplasmic reticulum protein 1, whose translation MSAVQRMKVANERHSKTITQRGHVQKTSRPVNDEKSPVGPWLLALFVFVVCGSAIFQIIQSIRQGM comes from the exons ATGTCGGCGGTGCAGCGGATGAAAGTGGCGAACGAGCGGCACAGCAAGACCATCACACAGCGGGGACATGTCCAGAAGACATCG aggCCAGTAAACGATGAGAAGTCTCCGGTGGGGCCGTGGCTGCTCgccctgtttgtctttgttgtctGTGGATCAG ccaTCTTCCAGATCATCCAGAGCATCAGGCAGGGCATGTGA
- the slc25a11 gene encoding mitochondrial 2-oxoglutarate/malate carrier protein, which produces MAEAKPKTSPKAIKFLFGGLAGMGATVFVQPLDLVKNRMQLSGQGTKAREYRTSFHALFSILKNEGFQGIYTGLSAGLLRQATYTTTRLGIYTILFEKLTGSDGRPPNFFLKALIGMTAGATGAFVGTPAEVALIRMTADGRLPPDQRRGYTNVFNALARITREEGLTTLWRGCVPTMARAVVVNAAQLASYSQSKQALLDSGYFRDDILCHFCASMISGLVTTAASMPVDIVKTRIQNMRMIDGKPEYKNGLEVLVRVVGKEGFFSLWKGFTPYYARLGPHTVLTFIFLEQMNRLYKTYVLDR; this is translated from the exons ATGGCGGAGGCAAAGCCCAAGACTTCTCCGAAGGCCATCAAGTTCCTGTTCGGGGGTTTGGCCGG GATGGGTGCTACGGTCTTTGTGCAGCCCTTGGACCTGGTGAAGAACCGGATGCAGTTGAGCGGTCAGGGAACGAAGGCTCGAGAATATAGAACCAGTTTCCACGCTCTGTTCTCCATCCTGAAGAACGAGGGATTCCAGGGAATCTACACTGG TCTGTCCGCAGGGCTGCTGCGGCAGGCGACCTACACGACGACTCGCCTGGGAATCTACACCATCCTGTTTGAGAAGTTGACCGGAAGTGACGGAAGGCCGCCAAACTTTTTCCTCAAG GCTTTGATTGGAATGACAGCCGGAGCTACAGGAGCGTTTGTCGGGACGCCAGCAGAGGTCGCTCTGATCAGGATGACAGCTGATGGACG gCTTCCTCCAGACCAGAGGAGGGGTTACACAAACGTTTTCAACGCTCTCGCTCGCATCACCAGAGAAGAAGGCCTGACCACACTGTGGAGG GGCTGTGTTCCTACAATGGCGCGGGCGGTGGTGGTGAACGCCGCCCAGCTGGCCTCGTACTCTCAGTCCAAACAGGCGCTGCTCGACTCAG ggtaCTTCAGGGACGATATCCTGTGTCATTTCTGTGCCAGTATGATCAGCGGCCTGGTCACCACCGCGGCCTCCATGCCCGTCGACATCGTGAAGACCAG gATCCAGAATATGAGGATGATCGACGGGAAGCCCGAGTACAAGAACGGTCTG GAGGTTCTGGTCCGGGTCGTGGGCAAAGAGGGTTTCTTCTCCCTGTGGAAAGGTTTCACTCCGTACTACGCTCGCCTCGGCCCTCACACCGTCCTCACCTTCATCTTCCTGGAGCAGATGAACCGCCTCTACAAGACCTATGTCCTGGACCGCTAA
- the pfn1 gene encoding profilin-1 — protein MSWDSYITNLKTPDQSGQCPIEDAAICGIADGTVWAGTPAFKQIQPNEIKRLAGNRSDFAQSGPMIAGIKCRLLRDNLDTEGMHVMDLKTAADAQGNTYSVCIGKTLQSIIIVKGTKEASGGQISAKLHTILDYLRKLSM, from the exons ATGTCGTGGGACTCTTACATCACCAACCTGAAGACACCTGATCAGAGCGGGCAATGTCCGATCGAAGATGCGGCCATCTGCGGCATCGCAGACGGCACTGTGTGGGCCGGCACGCCTGCCTTCAAACAGATACAG CCCAATGAGATTAAGAGGCTGGCCGGAAACAGGAGCGACTTCGCCCAGAGTGGCCCTATGATTGCAGGCATAAAGTGCCGACTACTTCGAGACAACCTAGACACCGAAGGCATGCACGTCATGGACTTAAAGACTGCAGCTGACGCACAAGGCAACACCTACAGTGTATGCATTGGCAAGACCCTCCAAA GTATAATTATTGTTAAGGGCACAAAAGAAGCCTCTGGGGGGCAGATTTCAGCAAAGCTGCACACCATCCTGGACTATCTGAGGAAGCTCAGCATGTAA
- the eno3 gene encoding beta-enolase, producing MSITKIHAREILDSRGNPTVEVDLWTAKGLFRAAVPSGASTGVHEALELRDGDKTRYLGKGTVKAVEHVNKDIAPKLIEKNFSVVEQEKIDKFMLELDGTENKSKFGANAILGVSLAVCKAGAAEKGVPLYRHIADLAGHKDVILPVPAFNVINGGSHAGNKLAMQEFMILPVGAANFHEAMRIGAEVYHNLKNVIKAKYGKDATNVGDEGGFAPNILENNEALELLKTAIEKAGYPDKIIIGMDVAASEFFRNGKYDLDFKSPDDPSRHISGEKLGDLYRSFIKNYPVQSIEDPFDQDDWEHWAKFTASVDIQIVGDDLTVTNPKRIQQAVDKKACNCLLLKVNQIGSVTESIQACKLAQSSGWGVMVSHRSGETEDTFISDLVVGLCTGQIKTGAPCRSERLAKYNQLMRIEEELGDKAKFAGKDFRHPKIH from the exons ATGTCGATCACTAAGATCCACGCTCGGGAGATCCTGGACTCCAGAGGCAACCCCACAGTAGAGGTGGACCTGTGGACCGCCAAGG GTCTTTTCAGGGCTGCAGTTCCCAGCGGTGCCTCCACTGGAGTCCATGAAGCTCTGGAGCTCCGTGATGGAGACAAGACCCGCTACCTGGGCAAAG GTACGGTGAAGGCCGTGGAGCACGTGAACAAAGACATCGCCCCCAAGCTGATCGAGAAG aACTTCAGCGTTGTCGAGCAGGAGAAGATCGACAAATTCATGCTGGAGTTGGACGGCACTGAGAACAAAT CTAAGTTTGGTGCTAACGCCATCCTGGGTGTGTCGCTGGCCGTCTGTAAGGCCGGAGCAGCAGAGAAGGGAGTTCCTCTGTACCGCCACATCGCTGACCTCGCCGGACACAAGGATGTCATACTTCCTGTTCCT GCCTTTAATGTGATTAACGGAGGAAGCCATGCTGGAAACAAACTGGCCATGCAGGAGTTCATGATTCTTCCAGTTGGAGCCGCCAACTTCCACGAGGCCATGAGGATCGGCGCTGAG GTCTACCACAACCTGAAGAACGTGATCAAGGCCAAGTACGGTAAGGATGCCACCAACGTGGGAGATGAGGGAGGTTTTGCCCCCAACATCCTGGAGAACAATGAGG CTCTGGAGCTGCTGAAGACGGCCATCGAGAAGGCCGGTTATCCCGACAAGATCATCATCGGCATGGATGTGGCTGCTTCCGAGTTCTTCCGCAACGGGAAGTACGACCTGGACTTCAAGTCCCCCGATGACCCATCCAGACacatctctggagagaagcTGGGAGACCTGTACCGCAGCTTCATCAAGAACTACCCTG TCCAGTCCATTGAGGATCCATTTGACCAGGATGACTGGGAGCACTGGGCAAAGTTTACTGCCTCTGTAGACATccag ATTGTCGGAGACGACCTGACGGTGACCAATCCCAAGAGGATCCAACAGGCTGTGGACAAGAAGGCCTGCAACTGTCTGCTGCTCAAAGTGAACCAGATCGGCTCCGTGACCGAGTCCATCCAGGC gtgTAAGCTTGCTCAGAGCAGTGGTTGGGGTGTGATGGTCAGCCATCGCTCCGGAGAGACTGAGGACACCTTCATCTCTGACCTGGTGGTTGGACTGTGCACTGGACAG ATCAAGACCGGCGCCCCCTGCAGGTCGGAGCGTCTGGCCAAATACAACCAGCTGATGAG GATCGAGGAGGAGCTCGGAGACAAAGCCAAGTTTGCCGGCAAAGACTTCCGCCACCCAAAGATCCACTAA